The following are encoded in a window of Leptodactylus fuscus isolate aLepFus1 chromosome 9, aLepFus1.hap2, whole genome shotgun sequence genomic DNA:
- the APOBEC4 gene encoding putative C->U-editing enzyme APOBEC-4 has translation MESIFQEFSGYNGTLVKPYYWLYQNHNCVKCPYHIRTGEDGRVTYGEFYEAFGFPYGPTMPENKQMIFYEIKAFNGSIIQKGQVTNCTLFNLHAESMLFENQGYLDSFIYQHNPVGYLTLYTNFTPCNEHGHCCISKIHDFLMKYPEMRLDIYFSQLYHVAEEFPASFWNKEALKSLAGHWPRVTLNPLSNGVWKTVLNAFVKEVPESTLYQPILPARVSADSYNAHMIHFITGIKPYFIDPPPVSQPQETKRSLENQRDKIPTVIPQPHNGFFLYYPPLFPRLPFMPGLQGSKEVSSKPIQVVRHLNMPGDMSEELSSRNIVPNTKKINEVLITEQVVTEKDKEAKRERRKRKTKSVKKSKH, from the coding sequence ATGGAGAGTATTTTCCAGGAATTCTCTGGATATAATGGAACCCTAGTAAAGCCATATTACTGGCTTTATCAAAACCACAATTGTGTGAAATGTCCCTATCATATTAGAACAGGAGAAGATGGCAGGGTTACTTATGGAGAGTTCTATGAGGCATTTGGCTTTCCATACGGACCGACAATGCCTGAAAATAAACAGATGATATTTTATGAAATAAAAGCTTTCAATGGATCAATCATACAGAAAGGTCAGGTCACAAACTGCACTCTTTTTAACCTTCACGCAGAGTCCATGCTGTTTGAGAATCAGGGATATCTGGACTCCTTTATCTACCAGCATAACCCAGTTGGCTACTTAACTCTTTACACTAACTTTACTCCTTGCAATGAGCACGGACATTGTTGCATCAGTAAAATACACGATTTCTTAATGAAGTATCCTGAGATGCGCCTCGATATCTATTTCTCGCAGTTGTACCATGTTGCAGAAGAGTTTCCTGCTTCTTTTTGGAACAAAGAAGCATTAAAGAGCCTTGCTGGTCACTGGCCAAGAGTAACGCTGAATCCATTGAGCAATGGAGTTTGGAAGACTGTTCTTAATGCTTTTGTGAAAGAAGTTCCAGAGAGCACTTTATATCAACCAATTCTGCCCGCGAGAGTTTCTGCCGACAGTTACAATGCACACATGATTCATTTTATCACTGGGATCAAGCCTTATTTTATTGACCCTCCTCCAGTTTCTCAACCTCAAGAAACAAAACGTTCTCTAGAGAATCAACGAGATAAGATTCCTACAGTTATCCCTCAACCCCATAATGGCTTCTTTCTGTACTATCCTCCATTGTTTCCACGCTTGCCCTTTATGCCTGGTTTACAGGGCTCAAAAGAAGTTTCTTCCAAACCCATACAAGTTGTCCGACATCTAAACATGCCTGGCGACATGAGTGAAGAATTGAGTTCAAGAAATATTGtgccaaatacaaaaaaaattaatgaggTTCTAATAACTGAGCAAGTGGTAACAGAAAAGGATAAAGAAGCcaaaagagaaagaaggaaaaggAAAACCAAGTCTGTGAAAAAATCCAAGCACTAA